The DNA region cacccatcttgccACGTCGTTCTAGAATCTCACGGAAGGAGGGTGGGGGGCTGTCCTGTTCTGAACCCCCTGCTTTGTCTTCTTTCCTCAGGCCACGTGGACCCCGGGGAAGATGACCTTCGCACAGCCCTGCGAGAGACCCAGGAAGAGGCTGGGCTGACCTCCGTCCAGTTCACCATCCTGGAAGGCTTTAAGAAGGAACTGAATTACGTTGTCAGAGGCAAACCCAAAACGGTGGTCTACTGGCTGGCCGAGCTGAAGGACCAGGACACGGAGGTCAAGCTTTCTTCAGAGCACCAGGCCTTCCGCTGGCTGACCCTCACTGAGGCCTGCAGACTTGCCGAGTACGAGGACATGCAAGGCACCCTCCGAGAGGCTCATCTCTTCCTCTCTGCCAAAGAATAAACTTCCTCCCGTGGGAATATTTGGGGAGATGTTTCACTGCTGTTCTTTCAAGTCTTATGAGCAACATTTCTCAACTTCGGCCCCTtaaaggtgggtggacttcaacgcccagaattccaagcttggctgtttccttgcagacgtttcaccatccaactaggtaacatcatcagtgctagggagGTTGAGGTTTGCTCCCAGCTTATGCAGGATAAGCTCCTGTGTATAAATAGAGAGCAAACTCTACTTCTTTGTAGCgttgatgatgttccctacttgggtcacgaaacttc from Thamnophis elegans isolate rThaEle1 chromosome 3, rThaEle1.pri, whole genome shotgun sequence includes:
- the LOC116506108 gene encoding bis(5'-nucleosyl)-tetraphosphatase [asymmetrical]-like, whose amino-acid sequence is MSLRACGLIIFRRLPKACATTAADGHVEYLLLQTSYGTHHWTPPKGHVDPGEDDLRTALRETQEEAGLTSVQFTILEGFKKELNYVVRGKPKTVVYWLAELKDQDTEVKLSSEHQAFRWLTLTEACRLAEYEDMQGTLREAHLFLSAKE